One Dictyostelium discoideum AX4 chromosome 3 chromosome, whole genome shotgun sequence genomic region harbors:
- a CDS encoding Sec1-like family protein: MNKNNKSFNNEESVSPELTGSVMFDSTDWIKLKTLQLFSIIDSFKISLFLDEQVTLVIDRQISGPFSLIFTLQQLNERGIHNLTYFEDLKVTDKTKSIIFLCRPRLELIQKISQFIQQQKQNSLKYHLIAIPNLDASSNYLLESEGLLDYLKIESYDFGFIPYDNDLFSMEIGDFYSRCFVENDNYQLNSIGKSFIKLQQLYGPFKTIVGKGSKSLIISEHIQQLQTLIPPIEQSKLKTLILIDRTVDLIPLLCTQQTYQGLIDEEIKISNSQSIIIEKDIEIREQVLVSPPTQEPKKFEERVVRIEKEKKKLPLSPFSDLFYQQVKDLSFSSVPTMLYLNAQSISNGMNELKKSNSQLLSLPEIKKLLSKIPDVNKKQQLLELHTEIVQELLKRVNSDDFHQKISIEFEMLFQMSNNFIGSNGNTASSVLDFIENLIIRKKPMYQVLRLLSICCLTVGIKDQKQYENILKSFIHVYGIQEMTTLMRLEKAGLLGNNNNNNNLKFKLSSQLFKNFNLIIDNNENSSSSGKENDNDKLKEYDQVYQGYIPLITRIIEEGQKNKQQGWFNKSLESKLNCIDQPFFIKELQTTSNYDINSFTMVMFVGGVSFAEISSLRTLKKKYGRGSGYDFIFGTTSLINGDNFLKNL; this comes from the exons atgaataaaaataataaatcttttaataatgaagaatcaGTATCACCAGAATTAACAGGATCAGTGATGTTTGATTCTACAGATTggattaaattaaaaactttacaattattttcaattatagaTTCATTCAAGATTAGTTTATTTCTAGATGAACAAGTTACTCTAGTGATTGATAGACAAATTAGTGGACCATTTAGTTTAATATTTAcattacaacaattaaatgaaaGAGGAATTCATAACTTAACATattttgaagatttaaaagTTACCGATAAaactaaatcaattattttccTTTGTAGGCCACGtttagaattaattcaaaagatTTCACAATttatacaacaacaaaaacaaaactctttaaaatatcatttaattgCAATACCAAATTTAGATGCTtcttcaaattatttattagaatCTGAAGGTTTATTAGATT atttaaaaattgaatcataTGATTTTGGATTTATACcatatgataatgatttattttcaatggaAATTGGTGATTTTTATTCAAGATGTTTTGTAGAGAATgataattatcaattaaattcaattggtaaaagttttataaaattacaacaactCTATGGACCATTTAAAACTATAGTTGGTAAAGGTAgtaaatctttaataatttcagaACATattcaacaacttcaaaCCTTAATACCACCAATTGAACAAAGTAAATTGAAAACATTGATTCTTATTGATCGTACAGTCGATTTAATACCATTACTATGTACACAACAAACCTATCAAGGCTTAATtgatgaagaaattaaaatttcaaatagtCAATCAATTATCATTGAAAAGGATATTGAAATTAGGGAACAAGTGTTAGTAAGTCCACCAACTCAAGAACCAAAGAAATTTGAAGAACGTGTTGTtagaattgaaaaagaaaagaaaaagttaccattatcaccattttcaGATTTATTCTATCAACAAGTTaaagatttatcattttcaagtGTACCAACGATGTTATATTTAAATGCACAATCAATTTCCAATGGTATGAatgaattaaagaaatcCAATAGTCAACTATTATCTCTACCTGAAATTAAGAAacttttatcaaaaataccagatgtaaataaaaaacaacaactttTAGAACTTCATACTGAAATTGttcaagaattattaaaacgtGTAAATTCTGATGACTTTCATCAAAAAATATCCATAGAGTTTGAAATGTTATTTCAAAtgtcaaataattttattggtagtaatggtaatactGCTTCATCAGTTTTAGACTTTATTGAGAATTTAATCATTAGAAAGAAACCAATGTATCAAGTTTTACGTTTACTATCAATTTGTTGTTTAACCGTTGGTATTAAAGATCAAAAAcaatatgaaaatattttaaaatcatttattcaTGTTTATGGTATTCAAGAAATGACAACTTTAATGAGATTAGAAAAAGCTGGTTTActtggaaataataataataataataatttaaaatttaaattatcttcacaattatttaaaaattttaatttaataattgacaataatgaaaatagtagtagtagtggtaaagaaaatgataatgataaattaaaagaatatgaTCAAGTTTATCAAGGTTATATACCTTTAATTACAAGAATCATTGAAGAAggtcaaaaaaataaacaacaagGTTGGTTCAATAAAAGTTtagaatcaaaattaaattgtatCGATCAACCATTTTTCATTAAAGAATTACAAACTACCTCAAATTATGATATAAACTCTTTCACTATGGTAATgtttgttggtggtgtttcATTTGCTGAAATCTCTTCTTTAAGaactttaaaaaagaaatatggTAGGGGAAGTGGATATGATTTCATTTTTGGTACAACctctttaattaatggtgataattttttaaaaaatttataa
- a CDS encoding GPI transamidase subunit PIG-U family protein: MTTSVRASKQQQHTKSQHEQQQQQQQQQQTETTIKDDNKNGKGNYNFKSFLLILFSAILIRIILFYQGFDQLFSNRNEITTPLTSFKRLVEGLHLRELGLSPYAGSAYHQPPLVLLLFYPFVNSINISNNNNNSGDGNNYLIFGIFEKSQILFLIIDCIIAIVLREIAKQIPRVLPKEMKPISANSNLPNITAALYLFNPFTIFTCIGMSTINLTNLAIVLSLYYSLKGMIFQSVFSVAMASYLSIYPVVLIFPCALILKHHFFPPQQTQPVAQNQLPSDQSKQLKQLLERNERPMLLLFYFRILIFFLLSISSLFYLSFTFLNSWEFFEKSYKFTFFVEDLTPNIGLFWYYFIEVFDHFRNLFLFIFQYHVFIYCIPLAIRLKDHPLFYFWSLCAIIATFKSYPALGDTALHVSLLPLLYQPLKGVKYSFIVIVVAIFVTVLAPILWQMWIYQGTGNANFYYTINLVFTIAQVLLIVDSLSVLLKLDYVNKINLKNKLLENNQIEQQQQQQQHQQEKEKEQQEKEQQEEQQDEKTDLESSSQKIDDNNNENNSEENEEK; this comes from the exons atgACAACAAGTGTTAGGGCATCTAAACAGCAACAACATACAAAATCTCAacatgaacaacaacaacaacaacaacaacaacaacaaacagaAACTACTAtaaaagatgataataaaaatgggaAAGggaattataattttaaatcatttttattaattcttttttcagCAATACTCATtagaataattttattttaccaaGGTTTTGATCAACTATTTTCAAATAGAAATGAAATTACAACACCTTTAACAAGTTTTAAAAGAT tggTTGAAGGATTACATTTAAGAGAATTGGGATTATCACCATATGCAGGATCAGCATATCATCAACCACCattggttttattattattttatccaTTTgtaaatagtattaatattagtaataataataataatagtggtgatggtaataattatttaatatttggaatatttgaaaaatcacaaattttatttttaataattgattgtaTAATTGCAATAGTGTTAAGAGAGATTGCAAAACAAATACCAAGAGTATTGCCAAAGGAGATGAAACCGATATCGGCCAATAGTAATCTACCAAATATAACAGCTGCATTATACTTGTTTAACCCATTCACAATTTTCACATGTATTGGTATGAGTACtataaatttaacaaatttagCCATAGTTTTGTCATTGTATTATTCGTTGAAAGGCATGATATTTCAATCGGTTTTCTCTGTGGCAATGGCTTCCTATCTATCGATTTATCCagtggttttaatttttccatGTGCTTTAATCTTAAAACATCATTTCTTTCCACCTCAACAAACTCAACCTGTAGCTCAAAATCAGTTACCATCTGATCaatcaaaacaattaaaacaattacttGAAAGAAATGAAAGACCaatgttattactattttattttagaattttaatctttttccTCCTTTCAATATCTTCCCTCTTTTATCTatcttttacttttttaaatagttgggaattctttgaaaaatcttataaatttacatttttcGTTGAAGATTTAACTCCAAATATTG GTTTATTTtggtattattttattgaagTATTCGATCattttagaaatttatttttatttatatttcaaTATCATGTATTTATCTATTGTATACCATTAGCAATAAGATTAAAAGATCAtccattattttatttttggtcaTTATGTGCAATCATTGCAACTTTTAAATCTTATCCAGCATTGGGTGATACTGCATTACATGtctcattattaccattactcTATCAACCATTGAAAGGTGTAAAATATAGTttcattgttattgttgtcgCTATTTTCGTTACAGTTTTAGCACCAATCCTTTGGCAAATGTGGATTTATCAAGGTACTGGAAATGCAAACTTTTATTATACAATTAATTTGGTTTTCACTATCGCCCAAGTTTTATTGATAGTTGATTCTTTATCTgtacttttaaaattagattatgtaaataaaattaatttaaaaaataaattattagaaaataatcaaattgaacaacaacaacaacaacaacaacaccaacaagaaaaagaaaaagaacaacaagaaaaagaacaacaagaagaacaacaagatgAAAAAACTGATCTTGAAAGTAGTAGTCAaaaaattgatgataataataatgaaaataatagtgaagaaaatgaagaaaagtaa